One segment of Balaenoptera ricei isolate mBalRic1 chromosome 8, mBalRic1.hap2, whole genome shotgun sequence DNA contains the following:
- the PTPMT1 gene encoding phosphatidylglycerophosphatase and protein-tyrosine phosphatase 1: protein MVPVPLGPGSPEVSLGAGPEVSALNRPAPAVSPSLEAADDSQSSASSLFWPSSRPPPASPGVGRSSLRRAGWGRMAAGTLLEAGLARVLFYPTLLYTLFRGKMPGPAHRDWYNRIDNTVLLGALPLRNLTRRLVQDENVRGLITMNEEYETRFLCNSPKEWKNVGVEQLRLSTIDMTGVPTLANLQKGVQFALKYQSLGQSVYVHCKAGRSRSATMVAAYLIQVYNWTPEEAVRAITKIRSHIYIRPGQLEVLKEFHKVITAGAAKNETCHTSQT, encoded by the exons ATGGTGCCGGTCCCACTGGGCCCAGGCTCTCCCGAAGTGTCCCTGGGGGCCGGGCCCGAGGTCTCGGCGCTCAACAGGCCCGCGCCGGCCGTATCGCCTTCGCTGGAGGCCGCGGACGACTCGCAGTCCTCGGCCTCGTCGCTCTTCTGGCCCTCCTCGCGGCCGCCCCCCGCGAGCCCGGGAGTGGGCAGGTCTTCGCTGCGCCGGGCCGGGTGGGGCAGGATGGCGGCCGGCACGTTGCTGGAGGCCGGCCTGGCCCGGGTGCTCTTCTACCCGACGCTGCTGTACACACTGTTCCGCGGGAAGATGCCGGGCCCGGCGCACCGCGACTGGTACAACCGTATCGACAACACGGTGCTGCTGGGCGCGCTGCCGCTGCGGAACCTGACTCGCCGG TTGGTACAGGACGAGAACGTGCGAGGGCTGATCACCATGAACGAGGAGTATGAGACGAGGTTCCTGTGCAACTCCCCAAAG GAGTGGAAGAATGTAGGAGTCGAGCAGCTGCGGCTCAGCACGATCGACATGACTGGAGTCCCAACCTTGGCTAACCTCCAGAAAGGAGTCCAGTTTGCTCTCAAGTACCAGTCGCTAGGCCAGTCTGTCTACGTGCATTGTAAGGCTGGGCGTTCCAGAAGTGCCACTATGGTGGCAGCATATCTGATTCAG GTGTACAACTGGACTCCAGAGGAGGCCGTAAGAGCCATCACCAAGATCCGGTCACACATCTACATCAGACCTGGCCAGCTGGAAGTTCTCAAAGAGTTCCACAAGGTGATCACTGCAGGAGCAGCAAAGAATGAGACTTGTCACACATCACAAACGTGA